The following are from one region of the Cloacibacterium sp. TD35 genome:
- the ribA gene encoding GTP cyclohydrolase II gives MIKIQAESKLPTDFGKFKIVAFSESQEDWMPHIALISENTDFKGVVNVRIHSECITGEIFHSQKCECGQQLDASMKYIDENGGIILYLRQEGRNIGIINKIKAYQLQELGLDTVEANLQLGLPADDRDFNVAIEILNILGVKKINLLTNNPEKLSFVENSNIQLVKRIPLNIKANHINKSYLEVKKSYFRHQLEEALSSI, from the coding sequence ATTCTCAGAATCACAAGAAGATTGGATGCCACATATTGCATTAATCTCTGAGAATACAGATTTTAAAGGAGTGGTAAACGTAAGAATTCATTCAGAATGTATTACGGGAGAGATTTTTCATTCTCAAAAATGCGAGTGTGGTCAACAATTAGACGCATCTATGAAATATATAGATGAAAATGGTGGAATTATTTTATATCTTCGTCAAGAAGGTAGAAATATTGGGATTATCAATAAAATAAAGGCTTATCAGTTGCAAGAATTGGGTCTTGATACGGTAGAAGCTAATCTTCAGTTGGGTTTACCAGCAGATGATAGAGATTTTAATGTAGCGATAGAAATTCTAAATATTTTAGGCGTTAAAAAAATCAACCTTTTAACGAATAATCCCGAGAAATTAAGTTTTGTAGAAAATAGCAATATTCAATTGGTAAAGAGAATTCCACTTAATATTAAGGCTAATCACATCAATAAATCATATTTAGAGGTCAAAAAAAGTTATTTTAGACATCAATTAGAAGAAGCATTATCATCAATTTAA